In Besnoitia besnoiti strain Bb-Ger1 chromosome IX, whole genome shotgun sequence, a single genomic region encodes these proteins:
- a CDS encoding hypothetical protein (encoded by transcript BESB_013570) has translation MPAQAAEPAGAVSPADGRSRPPSRGGKAAAPQRKREGESDGVCASPLPFTAPPVIAAFPPDPDANVMPPQGFAEGLTPEMKKQLEDRGLRPCTLREVLERRSKKWAKVQMISAEARSEKERLDSLFKQQCVGWGNNQEGWVYGKWNPVILCPDFRQGGLQVSRSGRRQLWECLKSVVEGFVDPRLQICEVLDPTHPVRFATPPDETCFTVVYVGPKIPASRQARVVFGEYTGVVKDGGLVKKRFEYVFDLSFCALAWRRAEEFETASDSSDDNCGPAREKGNAAQPAEGAQDTRSASQRLSPAGGREKRKSVTVSGRRDAKGLARVELPARSQFVLDSSEACNEMSLVNHYGTIELLGDCVCKRNSEWQQVFVDGWPHIVLTSIPGVSIEPGDEILADFGNAWFFKVQDAAHGAIARELLEYRVGLRTAPSQKLVCARPLECVNRRVDPRLKNRARAGEICPYCLSHEHRAASCASPSPPGASSPESLAPRKGAAAKHPEEGAPDRVKKEHSPALSAGSLERKAQTPGLESSPSAGAVCTPSQKASPPGDSQSNLLVVTEQLEREQAFGALATPGVVKLPPAPLSNAVVTPQPKGGDAREGAEDEPRACEADAHAASSSAAFSGDEVVHCDGCDRPCHLRCLPDPEAILNDWRWYCAVCRMRFFEMCRHLNYQVVLSSEALASLEKEGILSAAQSVAHASPMASGFSGSHALALKTPVREEEEAPKREKRQGGAGSLEDPQAKVCLVAAPAKRREEDERQKDDREASARRSRRGDVDLTETGHGADRLESSKRRSSRGPRDRRSRSAGSQKRGEGLAEDGGAQEAVTSRVCDDPLAVQPEAAATAYAATPSENVEAAGGEEEAQQGAGAETPSPAPLREAPADESGTCSRDSDVAGEKENVEPAAAAGGMEFLNVTLDELGKGSETASWADTCGHPLPSSSVLSSELAPEASRTGETEAGEAPSLGPGGASGACSQGSENSKSERGARVSALAGKERDVFSLFACPRANPAAAGASHAAPMQGEKGASPLAAVTTTAESSESDEDAACDASAARGGAAAQAAGAEAASSAPGTADGARFEAPPAGVRERRAVYDCSAEKMARGRMAPTRVEIVPGDLSKVELQGLQTLHLVDPKGLLGSLQPCEVCYKALGERASTEVCRLAKRHLSPNWDHPHSTTPHQMKDAILTAFQEKVHSMQEEAKKRAQSVTEEIRQLKLSFAAKLQQGHHHAHHGAALSTDKHGTGGCAAAAHAASRKRSRGACSPEVLGMAQAGRGGGEEEKDARPEDNLPAPLTSGFIPLIGVHLGKTVIDRSFNVGWFEGLITEYSAVAVEDGKWYANQFQVEYADGDTECLKVEELVHLLAEHGIRHVDPATRHQYKTTTLDKLLAPEILAAKKELNLRFRKCKQLEEKEESERNKRRKKASKMVTKRAPDGEEADGEDDETGTTSEQEKAEGELTGEYGTKTKKDVKKTKNQSQGEKEKQKAERDAGTRGEDVERGSAEAQEEESMQTASARCSTESRKNDEEGRSVLAGTDTSEDGQGLDST, from the exons ATGCcagcgcaggccgcagagccggcgggggcggtctcgccggcggacgggcgctcgcgtcctccgtcgCGGGGGGGAaaggctgccgcgcctcagaggaagcgcgaagGTGAGAGCGACGGAGTGTGTGCATCACCACTGCCCTTCACCGCGCCGCCTGTGATCGCCGCTTTCCCCCCAGATCCAGACGCGAACGTGATGCCTCCGCAGGGGTTTGCTGAAGGTCTCACGCCGGAAATGAAAAAACAGCTGGAAGACCGGGGGCTGCGCCCCTGCACGCTGCGAGAGGTCCTTGAAAGGCGAAGCAAGAAATGGGCCAAAGTTCAG ATGAtcagcgcagaggcgcgcagcgagaaggaacGCCTGGACTCTCTCTTCAAGCAGCAGTGCGTGGGCTGGGGCAACAACCAAGAGGGCTGGGTGTACGGCAAGTGGAACCCCGTCATCCTCTGCCCCGACTTCAGACAGGGAGGCTTGCAG GTCTCTCGCTCGggccggcggcagctgtgGGAGTGCCTCAAGTCCGTCGTCGAAGGTTTTGTCGACCCGCGGCTCCAGATTTGCGAGGTGCTCGACCCTACGCACCCGGTGCGTTTCGCGACTCCGCCCGACGAGACCTGCTTCACCGTCGTCTACGTCGGCCCGAAGAttcccgcctcgcgccaaGCGCGAGTCGTATTTGGCGAATACACCGGCGTTGTTAAAGACGGCGGGCTCGTGAAGAAACG GTTTGAGTACGTTTTTGATCTCTCCTTCTGTGCCctggcgtggcggcgcgctgagGAATTCGAGACTGCGTCGGACTCATCAGACGACAACTGCGGACCTGCGCGCGAAAAAGGaaacgcggcgcagcctgcggAGGGTGCGCAGGACACGCGGTcagcctcgcagcgcctctcgcctgcgggcggcagagagaaaagaaaatcCGTCACAGTTTCTG gccggcgcgacgcgaagggcTTGGCCAGAGTGGAGCTTCCTGCGCGGAGCCAGTTCGTCCTGGACTCGTCTGAGGCGTGCAACGAAATGTCTCTTGTCAATCACTATG GCACCATCGAACTTCTGGGGGACTGCGTCTGCAAGCGCAACAGCGAGTGGCAGCAAGTGTTCGTGGACGGCTGGCCCCACATCGTTCTCACGTCGATTCCCGGCGTGTCCATCGAGCCTGGCGACGAGATTCTCGCAGACTTTGGCAACGCGTGGTTTTTCAAAGTGCAGGACGCCGCCCACGGCGCAATTGCCAGAGAGCTGCTCGAATACAGAGTCGGCCTCCGGACTGCGCCCTCGCAG AAACTTGTTTGCGCGCGTCCCCTGGAGTGCGTCAACCGCCGCGTGGATCCCCGGCTGAAAaaccgcgcacgcgcgggagAGATCTGCCCGTACTGCCTGAGCCACGAGcaccgcgccgcgtcgtgcgcgtcgccgtcgccgcctggcgcgtcgtcgccagagagtctcgcgccgcggaaaggggcggccgcgaagcacccagaggagggcgcgccggaCCGCGTGAAGAAGGAGCATTCGCCCGCACTGTCCGCGGGCAGCctcgagaggaaggcgcagacgccggggctcgagtcttcgccttcggcggGCGCCGTCTGCACCCCCTCACAGAAGGCCTCGCCACCTGGGGATTCCCAGTCGAacctcctcgtcgtcacCGAGCAGCTCGAGCGGGAGCAGGCcttcggcgcgctcgcgacgcCCGGCGTCGTTaagctgccgccggcgccgctgtcgaACGCGGTCgtgacgccgcagccgaagggcggggacgcgcgagagggtGCGGAAGACGAGCCCCGCGCGTgtgaagcagacgcgcacgcagcatCCTCGTCGGCTGCCTTCTCAGGCGACGAGGTTGTGCACTGCGACGGGTGCGATCGGCCCTGTCACCTGCGCTGTCTGCCGGATCCCGAGGCGATTCTGAACGACTGGCGGTGGTACTGCGCCGTgtgccgcatgcgcttctTCGAGATGTGCCGCCACCTCAACTACCAGGTCGTGCTCTCCTctgaggcgctcgcctcgctggagaAGGAAGGCATTCTCAGCGCCGCCCAGAGCGTGGCTCACGCCTCGCCTATGGCCAGCGGCTTtagcggcagccacgcgctcGCGTTGAAGACTCCAGttcgagaggaggaggaggcgccgaagcgcgagaagcgccagggcggcgcaggcagcctcGAGGACCCGCAAGCCAAGGtgtgcctcgtcgccgcgcctgcgaagagacgggaggaggacgagcgcCAGAAGGATGAccgcgaggcgtctgctcggagaagccggcgaggcgacgtcgACCTGACAGAAACAGGGCACGGAGCGGACCGACTCGAATCCTCaaagcgccgcagcagtcGGGGCCCGCGAGACCGAAGGAGCCGAAGCGCCGGCTCGCAGAAGCGCGGGGAGGGCCTGGCGGAAGACGGGGGCGCCCAGGAGGCTGTCACCTCTCGTGTCTGCGACGACCCCCTAGCAGTTCAAcccgaagcggcggcgacggcctacgccgcgacgccgagcgagaacgtcgaggccgctgggggggaggaggaggcgcagcagggcgccggcgcggagactccctcgcccgctccgctgcgtgaagcgccggcggacgAGAGTGGTACGTGCTCCCGCGACAGCGACGTGGCcggcgaaaaagaaaacgtggagcccgcggcagcagcgggggGGATGGAGTTCCTGAATGTCACGCTGGACGAACTCGGCAAGGGCAGTGAGACCGCCTCGTGGGCAGATACCTGCGGACACCCgctcccttcctcctccgtcctCTCTTCTGAGCTCGCCccggaggcctcgcgcacCGGCGAGACCGAggctggcgaggcgccttcgctgggccccggcggcgcttctggCGCCTGCTCGCAGGGCAGTGAGAATTCTAAGtcagagcgcggcgcgcgagtcaGCGCGCTGGCAGGCAAAGAACGCGACGTCTTTTCGCTTTTCGCGTGCCCGCGAGCCAACccggctgccgctggcgcgtctcACGCGGCGCCGATGCAGGGCGAGAAGGGGGCGTCGCCCCTGGCGGCGGTGACTACGACCGCCGAGTCctcagagagcgacgaggacgcggcatGCGACGCTAGCGCAGCGAGAggtggcgcggccgctcaggctgctggcgcagaggcagcgtcCTCTGCCCCGGGGACCGCAGACGGGGCGCGCTtcgaagcgccgcctgcgggcgttcgagagcgccgcgcggtaTATGActgcagcgcggagaagatggcgcgcgggcggatggcgccgacgcgcgtgGAGATTGTGCCTGGAGATCTGTCGAAGGTGGAGCTTCAGGGGCTCCAGACGTTGCATCTCGTGGATCCGAAGGGGCTACTTGGCAGTTTGCAGCCGTGCGAAGTGTGTTACAAGGCGCTGGGCGAGCGCGCGTCGACGGAAGTCTGCCGGCTCGCGAAGCGCCACTTGTCGCCGAACTGGGATCACCCGCACTCGACGACACCCCACCAGATGAAGGACGCGATCCTGACTGCGTTCCAAGAGAAAGTTCACAGCatgcaggaggaggcgaagaagcgcgcgcagagcgtgACGGAGGAGATTCGGCAGCTGAAGCTCTCGTTCGCAGCCAAGCTCCAGCAGGGTCATCATCACGCGCaccacggcgccgcgctcagTACCGACAAACACGGCACCGGCGGGtgtgccgcggctgcgcatgcggcgtcGAGGAAGCGGTCGCGCGGTGCATGCTCGCCAGAAGTGCTGGGCATGGCGCAGGCcggtcgcggcgggggcgaagaagagaaggatgCGCGCCCAGAAGATAActtgcctgcgcctctcacGTCGGGATTCATTCCCCTGATCGGCGTGCACCTGGGGAAGACCGTGATTGACCGCAGCTTCAACGTCGGCTGGTTCGAGGGCTTGATCACCGAGTACTCCGCAGTGGCGGTGGAGGACGGCAAGTGGTACGCGAACCAGTTTCAGGTCGAGTacgccgacggcgacacAGAGTGCCTAAAAGTCGAGGAGTTAGTTCACCTCCTGGCCGAGCACGGCATCCGCCACGTGGATCCTGCGACCCGCCACCAGTACAAGACGACGACTCTCGACAAGCTGCTCGCGCCCGAGATCTTGGCAGCCAAGAAGGAGCTCAACCTGCGCTTCCGGAAGTGCAAACAGCTGGAGGAAAAGGAGGAGTCTGAGCGCAACAAACGGCGCAAAAAGGCGAGCAAGATGGTGACCAAACGGGCccccgacggcgaggaggctgacggtgaagacgacgagacggGCACCACGAGCGAAcaagagaaggcggaaggcgagctgACGGGCGAGTACGGCAccaagacgaagaaggacgtgaaaaaaacgaagaaTCAAAGCCAGggcgaaaaagagaagcaAAAAGCTGAGAGGGACGCCGGCACGCGTGGAGAGGATGTCGAGCGCGGctcagcggaggcgcaggaggaagaaagcaTGCAAAcagcgtctgcgcgctgcagcacagAATCTCGAAAaaacgacgaggaaggccgcagcgTCTTGGCGGGTACGGATACCAGTGAGGACGGGCAGGGGCTGGACTCAACGTAG